The proteins below come from a single Orcinus orca chromosome 6, mOrcOrc1.1, whole genome shotgun sequence genomic window:
- the PIP5KL1 gene encoding phosphatidylinositol 4-phosphate 5-kinase-like protein 1 isoform X2: MWGVPPVGTLTNARRPCPSPGPRSEGCCSPRGGTRRRSPAPRLGLGAAVTGTTRLVGPEAGAGPSSCSGAARQLGTRPEPGEAAAGAMAAPSPGPHEVLTPSPEAGHRAATSSSGRRGLLWRLRDKQSRLGLFEIGPGHELHQLTCMMQAGLWAATQVSMDHPPTGLPTEEDFSEVLTQVHEGFELGTLAGPAFARLRRSLGLAEEDYQAALGPGGPYLQFLSTSKSKASFFLSHDQRFFLKTLRRREVRALLAHLPRYVQHLQRHPHSLLARLLGVHSLRVARGKKKYFIIMQSVFYPTGRISERYDIKGCEVSRWVEPAPEGSPLVLVLKDLNFQGKIINLGPQRSWLLHQMELDTAFLRELNVLDYSLLMAFQRLHEDEQGPGSSLIFRTARSMRGVQSLEEPEAQNRRLLPDTPNALHILDGPEQRYFLGLVDLTTVYGLRKRLEHLWKTLRYPGRTFSTVSPTRYARRLCQWVEAHTE; encoded by the exons ATGTGGGGCGTTCCCCCGGTGGGGACCTTAACCAACGCGCGGCGGCCCTGCCCAAGCCCTGGACCGCGGTCCGAAGGGTGCTGCAGCCCCAGGGGCGGGACCCGCAGGCGATCCCCCGCGCCCCGGCTCGGATTGGGTGCAGCCGTGACCGGCACCACGCGATTGGTCGGTCCAGAAGCAGGGGCGGGGCCTAGCTCCTGCAGCGGGGCGGCCCGGCAGCTGGGGACGCGGCCAGAGCCCGGGGAAGCTGCTGCGGGGGCGATGGCCGCGCCGAGCCCGGGGCCCCACGAG GTCCTGACCCCCTCCCCAGAGGCTGGACACAGAGCTGCCACCTCGAGCTCTGGCCGCCGTGGCCTCCTCTGGCGTCTACGAGACAAGCAGTCTCGCTTAGGCCTGTTTGAGATTGGCCCAGGGCATGAGCTGCACCAGCTGACGTGTATGATGCAGGCAGGGCTGTGGGCTGCCACTCAAGTGTCCATGGACCACCCACCCACG GGGCTGCCCACAGAGGAGGATTTCTCCGAGGTCCTGACCCAGGTTCACGAG GGCTTCGAGCTGGGCACCCTGGCTGGCCCCGCCTTCGCCCGACTGCGGCGCTCCCTAGGGCTGGCAGAGGAGGACTATCAGGCTGCGCTGGGTCCCGGCGGCCCCTACCTGCAGTTCCTCAGCACCTCCAAGAGCAAGGCCAGCTTCTTCCTGTC CCACGACCAGCGCTTCTTCCTGAAGACCCTGCGGCGCCGGGAGGTGCGGGCGCTGCTCGCCCACCTGCCCCGCTACGTGCAGCACCTGCAGCGGCACCCACACTCGCTGCTTGCGCGGTTGCTGG GAGTGCACAGTCTGCGGGTGGCCCGGGGAAAGAAG AAATACTTCATCATCATGCAGAGCGTCTTCTATCCCACCGGCCGCATCTCCGAGAG GTATGACATCAAGGGCTGCGAGGTGAGCCGCTGGGTGGAGCCCGCCCCTGAGGGCAGCCCCCTTGTCCTGGTGCTGAAAGACCTCAATTTTCAGGGCAAGATCATCAACCTGG GGCCCCAGCGGAGCTGGCTCCTCCACCAGATGGAACTGGACACCGCCTTCCTCCGGGAGCTCAACGTGCTGGATTACAGCCTCCTGATGGCCTTTCAGCGTCTCCATGAGGATGAGCAGGGCCCAGGCAGTAGCCTCATCTTCCGCACAGCCAG GTCTATGAGAGGGGTACAGAGCCTGGAGGAGCCGGAAGCCCAGAACCGCCGGCTGCTGCCCGACACCCCCAACGCCCTACACATCCTGGACGGGCCAGAGCAACGCTATTTCCTGGGCCTCGTGGACCTCACCACAGTCTACGGGCTCCGCAAGCGGCTGGAGCACCTGTGGAAGACGCTGCGCTACCCAGGCCGGACCTTCTCCACCGTCAGCCCAACTCGCTACGCCCGTCGCCTCTGCCAGTGGGTGGAGGCGCACACCGAGTGA
- the PIP5KL1 gene encoding phosphatidylinositol 4-phosphate 5-kinase-like protein 1 isoform X1, producing the protein MWGVPPVGTLTNARRPCPSPGPRSEGCCSPRGGTRRRSPAPRLGLGAAVTGTTRLVGPEAGAGPSSCSGAARQLGTRPEPGEAAAGAMAAPSPGPHEVLTPSPEAGHRAATSSSGRRGLLWRLRDKQSRLGLFEIGPGHELHQLTCMMQAGLWAATQVSMDHPPTGLPTEEDFSEVLTQVHEGFELGTLAGPAFARLRRSLGLAEEDYQAALGPGGPYLQFLSTSKSKASFFLSHDQRFFLKTLRRREVRALLAHLPRYVQHLQRHPHSLLARLLGVHSLRVARGKKKYFIIMQSVFYPTGRISERYDIKGCEVSRWVEPAPEGSPLVLVLKDLNFQGKIINLGQMCVEPSETCLAHNEHSGGGTDAPAGPQRSWLLHQMELDTAFLRELNVLDYSLLMAFQRLHEDEQGPGSSLIFRTARSMRGVQSLEEPEAQNRRLLPDTPNALHILDGPEQRYFLGLVDLTTVYGLRKRLEHLWKTLRYPGRTFSTVSPTRYARRLCQWVEAHTE; encoded by the exons ATGTGGGGCGTTCCCCCGGTGGGGACCTTAACCAACGCGCGGCGGCCCTGCCCAAGCCCTGGACCGCGGTCCGAAGGGTGCTGCAGCCCCAGGGGCGGGACCCGCAGGCGATCCCCCGCGCCCCGGCTCGGATTGGGTGCAGCCGTGACCGGCACCACGCGATTGGTCGGTCCAGAAGCAGGGGCGGGGCCTAGCTCCTGCAGCGGGGCGGCCCGGCAGCTGGGGACGCGGCCAGAGCCCGGGGAAGCTGCTGCGGGGGCGATGGCCGCGCCGAGCCCGGGGCCCCACGAG GTCCTGACCCCCTCCCCAGAGGCTGGACACAGAGCTGCCACCTCGAGCTCTGGCCGCCGTGGCCTCCTCTGGCGTCTACGAGACAAGCAGTCTCGCTTAGGCCTGTTTGAGATTGGCCCAGGGCATGAGCTGCACCAGCTGACGTGTATGATGCAGGCAGGGCTGTGGGCTGCCACTCAAGTGTCCATGGACCACCCACCCACG GGGCTGCCCACAGAGGAGGATTTCTCCGAGGTCCTGACCCAGGTTCACGAG GGCTTCGAGCTGGGCACCCTGGCTGGCCCCGCCTTCGCCCGACTGCGGCGCTCCCTAGGGCTGGCAGAGGAGGACTATCAGGCTGCGCTGGGTCCCGGCGGCCCCTACCTGCAGTTCCTCAGCACCTCCAAGAGCAAGGCCAGCTTCTTCCTGTC CCACGACCAGCGCTTCTTCCTGAAGACCCTGCGGCGCCGGGAGGTGCGGGCGCTGCTCGCCCACCTGCCCCGCTACGTGCAGCACCTGCAGCGGCACCCACACTCGCTGCTTGCGCGGTTGCTGG GAGTGCACAGTCTGCGGGTGGCCCGGGGAAAGAAG AAATACTTCATCATCATGCAGAGCGTCTTCTATCCCACCGGCCGCATCTCCGAGAG GTATGACATCAAGGGCTGCGAGGTGAGCCGCTGGGTGGAGCCCGCCCCTGAGGGCAGCCCCCTTGTCCTGGTGCTGAAAGACCTCAATTTTCAGGGCAAGATCATCAACCTGG GGCAGATGTGTGTGGAGCCCTCAGAAACTTGCCTGGCACACAACGAGCACTCAGGTGGGGGCACTGATGCTCCGGCAGGGCCCCAGCGGAGCTGGCTCCTCCACCAGATGGAACTGGACACCGCCTTCCTCCGGGAGCTCAACGTGCTGGATTACAGCCTCCTGATGGCCTTTCAGCGTCTCCATGAGGATGAGCAGGGCCCAGGCAGTAGCCTCATCTTCCGCACAGCCAG GTCTATGAGAGGGGTACAGAGCCTGGAGGAGCCGGAAGCCCAGAACCGCCGGCTGCTGCCCGACACCCCCAACGCCCTACACATCCTGGACGGGCCAGAGCAACGCTATTTCCTGGGCCTCGTGGACCTCACCACAGTCTACGGGCTCCGCAAGCGGCTGGAGCACCTGTGGAAGACGCTGCGCTACCCAGGCCGGACCTTCTCCACCGTCAGCCCAACTCGCTACGCCCGTCGCCTCTGCCAGTGGGTGGAGGCGCACACCGAGTGA
- the DPM2 gene encoding dolichol phosphate-mannose biosynthesis regulatory protein, with product MATGTDQVVGLGLVAVSLIIFTYYTVWVILLPFIDSQHVIHKYFLPQAYAVAIPLAAGLLLLLFVGVFITYVMLKNQKVTKKAQ from the exons ATG GCCACGGGAACAGACCAGGTGGTGGGACTCGGCCTCGTCGCCGTTAGCCTGATCATCTTCACCTATTACACCGTCTGGGTGATTCTCTTG CCATTCATCGACAGTCAGCATGTCATCCACAAGTATTTCCTGCCCCAAGCCTATGCCGTTGCCATCCCACTGGCTGCTGGCCTCCTGCTGCTCCTGTTTGTGG GCGTGTTCATCACCTACGTGATGCTGAAGAATCAGAAGGTGACCAAAAAGGCCCAGTGA
- the EEIG1 gene encoding protein FAM102A isoform X2, whose amino-acid sequence MFLLSGDPCFKTPPSTAKSISIPGQDSSLQLTCKGGGTSSGGSGTNSLTGSRPPKARPTILSSGVPEEPDQNLSSPEEVFHSGHSRNSSYASQQSKISGYSTEHSRSSSLSDLTHRRNTSTSSSASGGLSIAVEGPEGSEREHRPPEKPPRPPRPPHLSDRSFRRKKDSVESHPTWVDDTRIDADDIVEKIMQSQDFTDGSNTEDSNLRLFVSRDGSTTLSGIQLANRVSSGVYEPVVIESH is encoded by the exons ATGTTCCTGCTCTCTGGAGACCCCTGCTTCAAGAC GCCGCCGTCCACTGCCAAGTCCATCTCCATCCCAGGCCAGGATTCCTCCCTGCAGCTGACGTGTAAGGGTGGCGGGACCAGCAGCGGTGGCAGTGGCACCAACTCCCTGACAGGGTCCCGGCCACCCAAGGCGCGGCCCACCATCCTCAGCTCAG GGGTGCCAGAGGAGCCGGACCAGAACCTCTCCAGCCCCGAGGAGGTGTTCCACTCCGGCCACTCCCGCAACTCCAGCTACGCCAGCCAGCAGTCCAAGATCTCTG GCTACAGCACCGAGCACTCGCGCTCCTCCAGCCTCTCGGACCTGACGCACCGCCGGAACACGTCCACCAGCAGCAGCGCCTCGGGCGGCCTCAGCATAGCTGTGGAGGGTCCCGAGGGCAGCGAGCGTGAGCACCGGCCCCCCGAGAAGCCACCGCGGCCACCCCGGCCCCCACATCTGTCGGACCGCTCGTTTCG gaGGAAGAAGGACTCCGTGGAGAGCCACCCGACCTGGGTGGATGACACGCGGATTGACGCTGATGACATCGTGGAGAAGATCATGCAGAGCCAGGACTTCACGGACGGCAGCAACACTGAGG ACAGCAACCTCCGGCTGTTCGTGAGCCGCGATGGCTCCACCACCCTGAGTGGCATCCAGCTGGCCAACAG GGTCTCCTCTGGGGTCTATGAGCCAGTCGTGATTGAAAGCCATTGA